From a region of the Flavobacterium branchiarum genome:
- a CDS encoding S8 family peptidase — translation MNSIKPIYMSAFALMVLAGCGATKQASITTPPVVEIAPAIIKKNAPLTENELKRWSHLDLVKDTIPGMSVDKAYAELLKDKKGVKVIVGIVDSGVDIEHEDLQGKIWTNAKEIPGNGIDDDKNGYIDDVHGWNFLGDAVSENLELTRIVKKGDDGSPQYKDALAMYNEKYEKALQEKQMIDFYLDANKSIKDYLKKDKYTLEDLSVITSVDRAIINSKNVMAQILTNAGPDFEAGLEEYREYVYDQLNFNLNKEFDGRKIVGDNPEDIKDTRYGNNNVIGPVKDKALHGTHVAGIVAQLRHNNLGGDGVANNVEILAVRAVPDGDEYDKDIALAIRYAVDNGAKVINGSFGKSFSPHKQWVYDAIKYAAKKDVLIVHAAGNDGYNIDIEKNINYPNDSEDNIKEFADNLITIGAINKVYGEKVVASFSNFGKINVDVFAPGEEIYATIPNNKYKYLQGTSMAAPNAAGVAALIRSYYPGLTAPQVKHILMNSGVLLPEMVFLGENPNPEEKPVAVSSAESSKTRRMVNAYNALLMAEKMSKK, via the coding sequence ATGAATAGTATCAAGCCTATTTACATGTCTGCTTTTGCGCTAATGGTTTTAGCAGGTTGTGGCGCTACAAAACAAGCATCAATTACAACACCTCCAGTTGTTGAAATTGCTCCTGCAATTATTAAAAAAAATGCTCCCCTTACAGAGAATGAATTGAAAAGATGGAGTCATCTGGATTTAGTAAAAGATACTATTCCGGGGATGAGTGTTGATAAGGCGTATGCCGAATTGTTAAAAGATAAAAAAGGAGTAAAAGTAATAGTAGGAATTGTTGATTCAGGTGTTGATATTGAACACGAGGATTTACAAGGGAAAATCTGGACTAATGCAAAAGAAATTCCTGGTAATGGAATCGATGATGATAAAAATGGTTATATCGATGATGTTCATGGTTGGAACTTTCTTGGTGATGCTGTAAGTGAGAATTTAGAACTTACTCGTATTGTAAAGAAAGGTGATGATGGATCTCCTCAATACAAAGATGCATTGGCGATGTACAATGAAAAGTATGAAAAGGCATTGCAAGAGAAACAAATGATTGATTTTTATCTGGATGCAAATAAATCGATAAAAGATTATTTAAAGAAAGATAAATATACACTTGAAGATCTTAGTGTTATTACTTCAGTTGATCGAGCTATAATTAATAGTAAGAATGTAATGGCTCAAATTTTAACTAATGCAGGTCCTGACTTTGAAGCTGGCTTAGAGGAGTATAGAGAATATGTTTACGATCAGTTAAATTTTAATTTGAATAAAGAATTTGATGGGCGTAAAATTGTAGGAGATAATCCAGAGGATATTAAAGATACTCGCTACGGTAATAATAATGTTATTGGGCCAGTTAAAGATAAAGCATTACACGGAACTCACGTAGCAGGTATTGTAGCTCAATTGCGTCATAATAATTTAGGTGGAGATGGTGTTGCTAATAATGTTGAGATTTTGGCAGTGAGAGCTGTTCCAGATGGAGATGAGTACGATAAAGATATTGCATTGGCAATTCGTTATGCTGTAGATAATGGAGCAAAAGTAATCAACGGAAGTTTTGGAAAGAGTTTTTCTCCTCATAAACAATGGGTTTACGATGCTATAAAATATGCTGCTAAAAAAGATGTTCTAATTGTGCATGCAGCTGGAAATGATGGATACAATATTGATATTGAGAAAAATATTAATTATCCAAATGACTCTGAAGACAACATTAAAGAATTTGCAGATAACTTAATTACAATTGGTGCAATAAACAAAGTATATGGAGAAAAGGTAGTTGCTAGTTTTTCTAACTTTGGAAAAATAAACGTTGATGTTTTTGCGCCAGGTGAAGAAATCTATGCAACAATTCCAAATAACAAATACAAGTATTTGCAAGGAACTTCGATGGCAGCGCCAAACGCAGCTGGGGTTGCGGCTTTAATTCGTTCGTATTACCCAGGATTAACTGCTCCGCAGGTAAAACATATTTTAATGAATTCTGGGGTTTTACTTCCTGAGATGGTGTTTTTAGGTGAAAATCCAAACCCAGAAGAAAAACCAGTAGCGGTTTCTTCGGCTGAATCATCTAAAACACGTAGAATGGTGAATGCTTATAATGCATTATTGATGGCAGAAAAAATGTCAAAAAAATAA
- a CDS encoding M1 family metallopeptidase: MRKIILLSFLSLSFGSLVAQNAPYWQQHVDYKMDVSMDVKNYLYKGKQELEYTNNSPDTLRKVFYHLFFNAFQPGSEMDARVQTIKDPDGRMINKIKVDGKDVKESRMKTLKPNEMGYLNITNFKQDGVTAVTRTSGTIMEVTLAKPILPNSKTTFTLEFDGQVPVQIRRAGRNNTEGVALSMSQWYPKLAEFDFEGWHADPYIAREFHGVWGNFDVKITIDKDYTIGGSGYLQNKNEIGHGYQDTGVTVVYPKKAKTLTWHFVAPMVHDFTWAADNEYIHDIVKGPNDVDLHFFYKNNPKIIENWKNLQPLMVKVMDFYNHKIGPYPYKQYSFIQGGDGGMEYAMCTLMLGNGTLKGMLGTATHELGHAWFQHVLASNESKHPWMDEGFTTYVEDMALNELEGDKKEVNPFKGNYAAYYNLVASGKEQPQTTHGDRYDENRPYSISSYVKGSIFLSQLAYVIGQDNLDATVKRYYNDFKFKHPSPNDIKRTAERVSGAQLDWYLIDWTQTTNTIDYGIKEVSDSGNKTVVTLERIGRMPMPIDLTVEYTDGTKESFYIPLRMMNFIKENPDPSVKRTVLNDWAWAMPTYNFTIDKSKSTIKKITIDPSGLMADVKATNNVYEVK; encoded by the coding sequence ATGCGTAAAATTATATTACTTTCTTTTTTGAGCCTTAGTTTTGGTTCTCTGGTTGCCCAAAATGCTCCTTATTGGCAACAACATGTTGATTATAAAATGGATGTATCGATGGATGTAAAAAACTATTTATACAAAGGAAAACAAGAATTGGAATACACCAATAATTCGCCAGATACGTTGCGAAAAGTTTTTTATCATTTGTTTTTTAATGCGTTTCAACCTGGAAGCGAGATGGATGCAAGAGTCCAAACGATTAAAGACCCAGATGGGAGAATGATAAATAAGATAAAAGTTGACGGTAAGGATGTTAAGGAAAGCCGTATGAAAACTTTAAAGCCTAATGAAATGGGGTATCTTAATATCACTAATTTCAAGCAAGATGGGGTAACAGCTGTAACAAGAACTTCGGGGACAATTATGGAAGTTACTTTGGCTAAACCAATTTTACCAAACTCAAAAACTACTTTTACATTAGAATTTGATGGACAGGTTCCAGTACAAATTCGTCGTGCAGGAAGAAATAATACAGAAGGTGTTGCTTTGTCAATGTCGCAATGGTATCCTAAATTAGCCGAATTTGATTTCGAGGGCTGGCATGCAGATCCATATATCGCAAGAGAATTTCATGGTGTTTGGGGGAATTTTGATGTAAAAATTACAATCGATAAGGACTATACAATAGGTGGTTCAGGATATTTACAGAACAAAAACGAAATTGGTCACGGATATCAAGACACTGGAGTTACTGTAGTTTATCCTAAAAAGGCAAAAACACTTACATGGCATTTTGTAGCGCCAATGGTACATGATTTTACTTGGGCTGCTGATAATGAATATATTCATGATATAGTAAAAGGACCAAATGATGTTGATTTGCATTTCTTTTACAAAAACAATCCGAAAATTATTGAGAATTGGAAAAATCTACAGCCATTAATGGTTAAAGTAATGGATTTTTATAATCATAAAATTGGACCATATCCGTACAAACAATATTCATTTATTCAAGGTGGAGATGGAGGAATGGAGTATGCAATGTGTACTTTGATGTTGGGTAACGGAACTTTAAAAGGAATGTTAGGTACAGCAACACATGAATTAGGACATGCTTGGTTTCAACATGTTTTGGCTTCAAATGAGTCTAAGCACCCATGGATGGATGAAGGTTTTACAACTTATGTAGAAGATATGGCGTTGAATGAATTAGAGGGGGATAAAAAAGAAGTAAACCCATTTAAAGGAAATTATGCAGCGTATTACAATTTAGTTGCATCTGGTAAAGAGCAGCCACAAACTACACACGGTGACCGTTATGATGAAAATAGACCCTATAGTATCTCATCTTATGTAAAAGGAAGTATCTTTCTTTCGCAGTTGGCTTATGTAATTGGTCAGGATAATTTAGATGCTACGGTAAAAAGATATTATAACGACTTTAAATTTAAGCACCCGTCACCTAATGATATCAAAAGAACTGCTGAACGTGTTTCTGGAGCTCAATTAGATTGGTATTTAATAGATTGGACGCAAACTACAAATACAATTGATTACGGCATCAAAGAAGTGAGCGATAGTGGTAATAAAACAGTTGTAACTCTTGAAAGAATTGGAAGAATGCCAATGCCTATTGATTTAACTGTAGAATATACAGATGGAACTAAAGAGAGCTTTTATATTCCGTTGCGAATGATGAATTTTATAAAAGAGAACCCTGATCCTTCTGTAAAAAGAACAGTTTTAAATGATTGGGCTTGGGCAATGCCTACTTATAATTTTACAATTGACAAAAGTAAAAGCACTATCAAGAAAATCACTATCGATCCAAGCGGGTTAATGGCAGATGTGAAAGCAACAAATAATGTATATGAAGTGAAATAA
- a CDS encoding DUF418 domain-containing protein gives MTKSFQPIQEDKRTPIVDILRGWALLGVAIGNYVDYIHIGLPTKIVNNTFSDILQIFNRYFFAAKSWTLLTVLFGYGFAILITNISNKGKNPVAFFSWRMILLFVLAFINSAFWLGDILKDYAFLGLLLLLFYKSSTKTLTVLCSLLFISIPFVAAYVNSIKTEYTAITTSVEYLKLYYSGNWLDFFNFNLLASYYEQIIIPGYAITAHLVMFTCMLFGFLLQKVNFFSRLNEMRKLLKYTLFISLFFSIVLGVIFEMARINKTNYFVFFNPFYWMILSTMLFIATGISLLYINNKLKTIFNYFKFGGKMTLTNYIFQNILGAFIFSGIGLGIGNTMPYWFYFSLAVFVFIAQLFISKWWLSKYNYGPIEWLWRSASYRELFPFKKPAQNNVQIEQNTKITE, from the coding sequence ATGACAAAATCATTTCAGCCGATTCAAGAAGACAAGCGAACTCCAATCGTTGATATCCTAAGAGGATGGGCATTATTAGGAGTTGCAATTGGAAACTACGTAGATTATATTCATATCGGATTACCTACTAAAATAGTTAACAATACATTTTCCGATATTCTTCAAATTTTTAACCGTTATTTTTTTGCAGCAAAATCATGGACATTATTAACAGTCCTCTTTGGTTATGGCTTTGCAATTTTAATTACCAACATCAGCAACAAAGGCAAAAACCCAGTCGCTTTTTTTAGCTGGAGAATGATTTTACTTTTTGTATTAGCATTCATCAATTCGGCTTTTTGGCTTGGCGACATTTTAAAAGATTACGCCTTTTTGGGACTACTCTTGTTGCTCTTTTATAAAAGCTCAACAAAAACATTAACAGTTCTATGTAGCCTTCTTTTCATTTCAATTCCTTTTGTCGCTGCTTATGTAAACAGCATAAAAACAGAATATACCGCGATTACGACAAGCGTAGAATACCTCAAATTATATTATTCAGGAAACTGGCTAGATTTCTTTAATTTTAACTTATTAGCCTCCTATTATGAACAAATAATTATTCCAGGATATGCAATCACGGCTCACCTTGTAATGTTTACCTGCATGCTTTTTGGTTTTTTACTTCAAAAAGTAAACTTTTTTAGTCGTTTAAACGAAATGAGAAAACTTTTAAAATATACTCTTTTTATAAGTTTGTTTTTCTCAATAGTACTGGGAGTAATCTTTGAAATGGCTCGAATTAATAAAACTAATTACTTCGTCTTTTTTAATCCTTTTTATTGGATGATTTTAAGTACTATGCTGTTTATTGCAACGGGAATTTCTTTGTTATATATAAATAACAAACTAAAAACTATATTTAACTACTTTAAGTTTGGCGGTAAAATGACATTGACTAATTATATCTTTCAAAATATATTAGGTGCGTTTATTTTCTCTGGAATTGGTTTAGGAATAGGAAACACAATGCCTTATTGGTTTTACTTTTCATTAGCTGTTTTTGTTTTTATTGCTCAATTATTTATTAGCAAATGGTGGCTTTCAAAATATAATTACGGCCCAATAGAATGGCTCTGGAGATCTGCTAGTTATAGAGAGTTATTCCCTTTTAAAAAACCAGCACAAAATAATGTTCAGATAGAACAAAATACAAAAATTACGGAGTAA
- a CDS encoding L-threonine 3-dehydrogenase: protein MNPKILIIGACGQIGTELTQKLRKLYGTENVIASDIRKLNTDVVNSGPFEVVNALDFNQIEHLVEVHKITDIYLMAALLSATAEKNPAFAWDLNMNSLFHVLNLAKAKKIKKVFWPSSIAVFGPTTPKENTPQYTVMEPSTVYGISKQAGERWCEYYHNIYGVDVRSIRYPGLISWSSPPGGGTTDYAVDIFYKAIADKKYECFLSSETKMPMMYMDDAIDATINIMKAPIEQIKIHSSYNLAAMSFTPTEIANEIKKHIPEFEITYNPDFRQKIADSWPASIDDSSAREDWDWKHTFDLETMTKDMLEHLGDKK, encoded by the coding sequence ATGAATCCTAAAATTTTAATCATTGGTGCTTGTGGCCAAATTGGAACGGAGCTTACACAAAAACTACGCAAATTATACGGAACTGAAAACGTAATTGCTTCAGACATTCGTAAACTAAATACAGATGTTGTTAATTCTGGTCCTTTTGAAGTTGTAAATGCCTTAGATTTCAATCAAATAGAGCACCTTGTAGAGGTTCATAAAATAACCGACATTTATTTAATGGCAGCTTTACTATCTGCTACAGCCGAAAAAAACCCTGCCTTTGCTTGGGATTTAAACATGAACTCTTTATTTCACGTTTTAAATTTAGCTAAAGCAAAAAAAATAAAAAAGGTTTTCTGGCCATCAAGTATTGCTGTTTTTGGACCAACTACTCCCAAAGAAAACACACCACAATATACCGTAATGGAACCTTCTACTGTTTATGGAATTAGCAAACAGGCTGGTGAAAGATGGTGCGAATACTACCATAATATCTATGGTGTAGATGTACGAAGCATTCGTTATCCAGGTCTAATCAGTTGGTCATCTCCTCCTGGTGGTGGAACAACAGATTATGCTGTTGATATTTTCTATAAGGCTATTGCTGATAAAAAATACGAGTGCTTTTTATCTTCTGAAACTAAAATGCCGATGATGTATATGGATGATGCAATCGATGCAACCATTAATATTATGAAAGCACCTATTGAGCAAATCAAAATTCATTCTTCATACAATTTAGCAGCAATGAGTTTTACACCAACAGAAATTGCAAACGAAATTAAAAAACATATTCCTGAATTTGAGATTACTTACAACCCTGATTTCCGTCAGAAAATCGCTGATAGCTGGCCTGCAAGTATCGACGACAGTTCTGCGCGAGAAGATTGGGATTGGAAACATACTTTTGATCTTGAAACAATGACAAAAGATATGTTAGAGCATTTAGGTGACAAAAAATAA
- the mfd gene encoding transcription-repair coupling factor — MSKSALYTTYDNLPKTQQIADQLLENNEVKLHLNGLLGSAVSFVIRSLFKKAALPFLIILDNKEEAAYYLNDLEQMVGEQDVLFYPGSYRRPYQIEDTDNANVLLRAEVLNRINSRKKPAIIVSYPEALFEKVVTRKELDKNTLKVSVGDKISIDFINEVLFEYEFKRVDFITEPGEFSVRGGIVDVFSFSNDNPYRIEFFGNEVDSIRSFDVGTQLSVETHKKITIIPNVENKIFQENRESFLDYISEKTVLFIQNTDGFLSQLDKQFARAEEAYEKLSKDIKHATPDQLFLNQSSFIKKALDFSIVELASKPIFKTKKKYDFHIQPQPSFNKQFDLLLNNLSENHFNGYKNYLFCSNDAQAKRFHDIFETLDEANSENIRKQYHTVVLPLYQGFIDDENQITCYTDHQIFERYHKFNIKNGYSKKQNITLKELTTLSVGDYVTHIDHGIGRFGGLQKIQVEGKTQEAIKLVYADNDIVYVSIHSLHKISKYNGKDGTPPKIYKLGSNAWKILKQKTKARVKHIAFNLIQLYAKRRLEKGFQFAPDSYLQNELESSFIYEDTPDQTKSTQEVKADMESDRPMDRLVCGDVGFGKTEVAIRAAFKAVDNSKQVAVLVPTTILAYQHYRTFSERLKEMPVSIGYLNRFRTAKQKAQTLKDLAEGKLDIVIGTHQLVNKNVIFKDLGLLIVDEEQKFGVNVKDKLKTIAANVDTLTLTATPIPRTLQFSLMAARDLSVITTPPPNRYPIETNVVGFSEELIRDAISYEIQRNGQVFFINNRIENIKEVAGMIQRLVPNARVGIGHGQMEGAKLEELMLAFMNGDFDVLVATTIIESGLDVPNANTIFINNANNFGLSDLHQMRGRVGRSNKKAFCYFICPPYSSMTEDARKRIQALEQFSELGSGFNIAMKDLEIRGAGDLLGGEQSGFINEIGFDTYQKIMNEAIEELKENEFKDLYPEENNIETKEYVKDLQMDTDFELLFSDEYINNVNERLSLYNELGAVKNEEELVVFQNKLIDRFGPMPPRAIALMNSIRIKWIATRIGIEKLVLKKGKMIGYFVSDQQSDYYHSKRFHKVIQFVQTNSAICVMKEKQTPAGLRLLITFDNVKSTRRALELMEMFEKQ, encoded by the coding sequence TTGAGTAAGAGTGCTTTATATACTACGTATGATAATTTGCCAAAAACACAGCAAATTGCCGATCAGTTATTAGAAAATAATGAAGTAAAACTGCATCTTAACGGTTTGTTAGGTTCGGCAGTTTCATTTGTAATTCGTTCTTTGTTTAAAAAAGCAGCATTGCCTTTTCTTATTATTTTAGATAATAAGGAAGAAGCAGCTTATTATTTGAATGATTTAGAGCAAATGGTTGGTGAGCAAGATGTATTGTTTTATCCAGGTTCGTATCGAAGACCATATCAGATTGAGGATACAGACAATGCTAATGTCTTGCTTCGTGCAGAAGTTCTCAACCGAATTAACTCGCGCAAAAAACCGGCAATAATCGTTTCTTATCCCGAAGCATTATTTGAAAAAGTAGTGACTCGAAAAGAATTGGATAAGAATACGTTGAAAGTATCAGTTGGGGATAAAATATCGATCGATTTTATCAACGAAGTTTTATTCGAATATGAATTCAAAAGAGTAGATTTCATTACCGAACCAGGAGAGTTTTCTGTTCGTGGTGGAATCGTCGATGTGTTTTCTTTTTCGAATGATAACCCGTATCGAATTGAGTTTTTTGGAAATGAAGTCGATAGTATTCGAAGCTTTGATGTTGGGACACAATTATCTGTCGAGACACACAAAAAGATTACGATTATCCCGAATGTCGAGAATAAAATTTTTCAAGAAAATAGAGAGAGTTTCCTAGATTATATTTCTGAAAAAACAGTGCTTTTTATCCAAAATACAGATGGATTTTTAAGTCAGTTAGATAAGCAATTTGCAAGAGCAGAAGAAGCATATGAGAAATTATCAAAGGATATAAAGCATGCTACGCCAGATCAGTTATTCTTAAATCAGAGTTCGTTTATCAAAAAGGCATTGGATTTTTCGATTGTAGAATTAGCCAGTAAGCCAATTTTTAAAACAAAAAAGAAATATGATTTCCATATTCAGCCACAACCATCATTCAATAAACAGTTTGATTTGTTACTGAATAACTTAAGTGAGAATCATTTTAACGGATACAAAAATTACTTGTTTTGTTCGAATGACGCACAGGCAAAACGATTTCATGATATTTTTGAAACTTTAGACGAAGCCAATTCTGAGAATATTCGTAAGCAATATCATACTGTAGTTTTACCATTGTATCAAGGTTTTATCGATGATGAAAATCAGATTACTTGTTATACCGATCATCAGATTTTTGAGCGTTACCATAAATTCAACATTAAAAACGGATATTCTAAAAAGCAGAATATTACGCTTAAAGAACTTACCACTTTATCGGTTGGAGATTATGTAACGCATATTGATCACGGAATTGGAAGATTTGGCGGTTTACAAAAAATTCAAGTAGAAGGGAAAACGCAAGAAGCCATCAAATTGGTTTATGCGGATAATGATATCGTGTATGTGAGTATTCACTCGCTTCACAAAATTTCAAAATACAACGGTAAAGACGGAACTCCACCTAAAATTTATAAGTTAGGCTCTAATGCTTGGAAGATATTAAAACAAAAAACTAAAGCACGTGTCAAACACATTGCATTCAATCTTATTCAGTTGTATGCTAAAAGAAGATTGGAAAAAGGATTTCAGTTTGCTCCAGATAGTTATTTACAAAACGAATTAGAAAGTTCGTTTATCTACGAAGACACGCCAGATCAGACTAAGTCAACACAGGAAGTAAAAGCAGATATGGAAAGCGATCGACCAATGGATCGTTTGGTTTGTGGTGATGTTGGATTCGGTAAAACTGAGGTTGCAATTCGTGCCGCTTTCAAAGCAGTAGATAATAGTAAGCAAGTAGCCGTTTTGGTACCTACAACAATTCTAGCCTACCAACACTATCGCACTTTTTCGGAGCGATTAAAAGAAATGCCTGTTTCTATTGGGTATCTGAACCGTTTTAGAACTGCAAAACAAAAGGCACAAACCTTAAAAGATTTAGCCGAAGGAAAACTTGATATTGTAATTGGAACACATCAGTTAGTAAATAAAAATGTCATTTTTAAAGACTTAGGATTGCTAATTGTTGATGAGGAACAAAAGTTTGGAGTTAATGTAAAAGATAAACTTAAAACGATTGCTGCGAATGTTGATACATTGACATTGACAGCAACGCCAATTCCTAGAACATTACAATTCTCTTTAATGGCAGCGCGAGATTTATCAGTTATTACAACGCCTCCGCCTAATCGTTATCCTATAGAAACTAATGTAGTTGGGTTTAGTGAAGAATTAATTCGTGATGCGATTTCGTATGAAATTCAGCGTAACGGGCAAGTATTCTTTATCAATAACCGAATTGAAAATATAAAAGAAGTTGCAGGAATGATTCAGCGCTTGGTTCCAAATGCCAGAGTTGGAATTGGACACGGCCAAATGGAAGGTGCTAAGCTTGAAGAATTAATGTTGGCGTTTATGAATGGTGATTTTGATGTTTTGGTTGCCACAACGATTATTGAAAGTGGTTTGGATGTGCCAAATGCAAATACCATTTTTATTAATAATGCCAATAACTTCGGATTGTCTGATTTGCATCAAATGCGTGGTAGAGTAGGTAGAAGTAATAAAAAAGCATTCTGTTATTTCATCTGTCCGCCATATTCATCAATGACAGAAGATGCTCGTAAAAGGATTCAGGCTCTAGAACAATTTAGTGAGCTAGGAAGTGGTTTTAATATTGCCATGAAAGATCTTGAGATTCGTGGAGCAGGAGATTTGTTAGGAGGTGAACAAAGTGGTTTTATTAATGAGATCGGATTTGATACCTATCAGAAAATCATGAACGAAGCCATCGAGGAATTAAAAGAAAATGAGTTTAAAGATCTATATCCTGAAGAAAATAATATCGAAACCAAGGAGTATGTAAAAGACTTGCAAATGGATACCGATTTCGAATTGTTGTTTTCTGACGAATATATCAATAATGTGAATGAGCGTTTAAGTTTGTACAACGAGTTAGGAGCAGTCAAAAACGAAGAAGAATTGGTTGTTTTTCAGAATAAACTAATCGACCGTTTTGGACCAATGCCACCAAGAGCGATTGCTTTAATGAATAGCATCCGCATAAAATGGATTGCCACCAGAATCGGAATCGAAAAACTGGTTCTCAAGAAAGGCAAGATGATTGGTTATTTTGTCTCCGATCAGCAATCAGATTATTACCATTCTAAGCGTTTCCATAAAGTGATACAGTTTGTACAAACAAATAGTGCTATTTGTGTAATGAAAGAAAAACAAACACCAGCAGGTTTACGCCTTTTGATAACTTTTGATAATGTTAAATCTACTCGAAGAGCCTTAGAATTAATGGAGATGTTTGAAAAGCAATAG
- a CDS encoding aspartate kinase produces the protein MKTVSSIVENYIKTKPFLLNALSLGIINLTSLSRNIMTELESEFGKEVKQGAVVMSLKRLTEELDFKLNHKINKVIKNIGEITVRSELTDYTFAASETVLNKQADLISDINTLSDIFYTSSRGVNETNIVVSSSINQLVEKHFAREKLIQKLSNLASITVKLPKENIVVPGIYYFIFQRLAWEGIIINEVISTSNEFTILVSEDQVDIAFKVIKDLKN, from the coding sequence ATGAAAACCGTTTCCTCCATCGTAGAAAATTACATCAAAACGAAGCCTTTTTTATTAAATGCATTATCTCTCGGTATTATTAATTTAACTTCATTATCTAGAAATATAATGACCGAATTAGAAAGCGAGTTTGGCAAAGAAGTAAAACAAGGAGCTGTAGTAATGTCGTTAAAACGATTAACGGAAGAATTAGACTTTAAGTTAAACCACAAGATTAATAAAGTAATCAAGAATATTGGCGAGATTACTGTTCGCTCAGAACTTACTGATTACACTTTTGCAGCATCTGAAACTGTTTTAAACAAACAAGCCGATTTAATTTCAGATATTAATACATTATCAGATATATTCTACACCTCATCACGTGGTGTTAATGAAACCAATATTGTTGTTAGTAGTAGCATAAATCAACTCGTTGAAAAACACTTTGCTCGTGAAAAATTAATTCAGAAATTGAGCAATTTAGCTTCAATTACTGTAAAATTACCAAAAGAAAATATCGTGGTTCCTGGTATATATTATTTCATTTTTCAACGTTTAGCGTGGGAAGGGATTATAATAAATGAGGTAATCTCTACATCAAATGAATTTACAATTCTAGTAAGTGAAGATCAAGTAGATATCGCTTTTAAGGTAATTAAAGATTTGAAAAACTAA
- a CDS encoding YraN family protein, with protein sequence MAEHNELGKIGEELAVEYLQQNGYKILDTNWTFQKAEIDIIATKENILIIVEVKTRSSLEFGLPQDFVNPKKIQLLVKAVNAYIDDRKIDFEVRFDIVAIHKNKESFVIEHLIDAFYHF encoded by the coding sequence ATGGCTGAACACAACGAACTAGGAAAAATAGGAGAAGAACTTGCAGTAGAATACCTTCAACAAAACGGTTATAAAATTCTTGATACCAATTGGACTTTTCAAAAAGCCGAAATTGATATTATAGCTACCAAAGAAAACATCTTGATTATTGTAGAAGTAAAAACAAGGTCAAGCCTCGAATTTGGCTTACCACAAGATTTTGTGAATCCAAAAAAAATTCAATTACTGGTAAAAGCCGTGAATGCCTACATAGACGATAGGAAAATAGACTTTGAAGTGCGCTTTGACATCGTTGCAATCCATAAAAACAAGGAATCCTTTGTTATAGAACATCTTATAGATGCTTTTTATCATTTTTAA
- a CDS encoding S66 peptidase family protein: MITPPYLQKGDTVALVATARKNIDDNLKPTIDLLKSWGIEAVIGSTIGLDTNQLAGTDEQRAADFQHQMDNPNIKAIWCVRGGYGTVRMIDLLDFTKFKQHPKWVIGFSDVTVLHNHLNTMGYKSIHGIMPVSIPRATPDAVATMKMALFGNPISYSISPDPMNRFGKATGELVGGNLSILYSLLGSKSSIDCHDKILFIEDLDEYLYHIDRMMMNLKRNGCIENLKGIMIGAMTKMKDNDIPWGKNALEIIDDVTKKYNIPVIFNFPAGHIQDNRALVMGSTVTIDVNKSGSTVTFDK; the protein is encoded by the coding sequence ATGATAACACCTCCTTATTTACAAAAAGGCGATACAGTTGCCCTAGTAGCAACAGCAAGAAAAAACATCGATGATAATTTAAAGCCTACAATCGACTTACTTAAGAGTTGGGGAATAGAAGCTGTAATAGGAAGTACAATAGGGTTAGATACCAATCAGCTTGCAGGAACTGACGAGCAACGTGCAGCCGATTTTCAGCATCAAATGGACAATCCAAACATTAAAGCAATTTGGTGTGTTCGTGGTGGTTATGGTACAGTTCGAATGATTGACTTATTGGATTTCACAAAATTCAAACAACATCCTAAGTGGGTTATAGGTTTTAGTGATGTAACTGTTTTACACAATCATCTTAATACGATGGGCTACAAATCAATTCATGGTATAATGCCTGTTAGTATTCCTCGTGCTACTCCAGATGCAGTTGCAACTATGAAAATGGCTTTATTCGGTAATCCAATATCATATTCAATTTCGCCAGATCCAATGAACCGATTTGGTAAAGCTACTGGTGAACTAGTTGGAGGTAATTTATCTATATTGTATAGTTTATTAGGATCGAAATCATCTATTGATTGTCATGACAAAATACTTTTTATAGAAGATCTTGATGAATATCTTTATCATATTGATCGCATGATGATGAACTTAAAACGCAATGGCTGTATCGAAAATCTAAAAGGAATAATGATTGGAGCCATGACCAAAATGAAAGATAATGATATTCCTTGGGGAAAAAATGCATTGGAAATTATTGATGATGTTACCAAAAAATACAATATCCCAGTAATTTTTAATTTCCCAGCAGGACATATCCAAGACAATAGAGCTTTAGTAATGGGAAGCACAGTTACCATAGATGTAAACAAATCTGGAAGTACGGTTACTTTTGATAAATAA